The following is a genomic window from Bacteroidia bacterium.
GTCAAAGGCATTGCCATAAGGCATTTCCACATCCAAAAAGACAATATCCGGCTGATGCTCGCGAATCGCAGCCAGCCCGGTTTTGACCGATTCCGCCTGAGCAAGGAGCGTTACATCAGGGCAGTATTTGCCCAGATAACTGGCGAGCGTCTCCCTGCTGGCAAGCTCGTCTTCAACAATTATAGCACTCAACATAAATTAATCTTTAGCTTTTGGCTGTTGGCTGTTGGCTGTTGGCTGTTGGCTGTTGGCTGTTGGCTTTTGGCTTTTGGCTGTTGGCTTTTGGCTGTTGGCAATTAAACATTATTAACCGGTATTTTGATTTCCACAAATGTACCTTTACATTCTCCGTCTTTGATTACATCTTCTATTTTTACCGTTATTTCTTTACGGTAGAGGGTATTGATAATTTTCAGTCGCTCGGCAGTATTCTTCAGGCCTGTAGATTGATGGGTTTTCTGGTTTTTGGTTTTCAGTTCCTGGGACTTTTTCCTGCCGATACCGTCATCCTCCACTTCTGCTACCAGATAATTTTCCACCTGCTTTAGTTCTACCCGCAGAAACCCCTTTTCATCTTTGTACCGCAGCCCGTGCCAGATGGCATTTTCGATATAGGGCTGAATGAGCATCGGGGGAATATCTATGCTGTCTCTGCCAATCGCAGGATCGACCGTAAAGGTGTAGTCAAATTTATCTTTAAACCGAAAATGCTCCAAAGTGAGGTACAGTTCCAGTATCTGTATTTCGGCGGAGAGTGGGACAAAATCCTGCTGCGAATTTTCCATCACCGATCGCATCAGCCGCGAAAAGTCGGCGAGATATTTATTGGCAGAGCGGTCATCGTTTTTGGCGATAAAGCTATTGACAGAGTTGAGAGAATTGAAGATAAAATGGGGGTTCATCTGTGCCCGGAGCGACTTGAGGGTAAGGAGAAGATTGGCTTTTCGCCGGGCGTTATAACTTCGCATCACAAAAAATCCGGAGATCAGCACAAGCAGCAACCCTGCCACCAGCGAATAGCTGATAATCTGCTGGCGGTGAAGATTGGCCTCACGCGCTTCGCGCTCTTTTTCGAGGACGCGGAGTTTCTCCTCTATCAGTTCCTGGTCTTTGACCAGGGTTGCGATCCGCGTATCGCGGCGGTTGAGTTCCTCGCTTACAGCAAGGGTGTTTTGAAGAAAAGCCATTTTCTCCTGCTGTACGGAGTCTGTAATCGCACGGGATGCCTTCAGATTGGTCAGCGCATTTTCGTAATCTCCAATCTTCTCATACGCCAGGGAAAGTGCTTCATACGCTTCGCCCTGGTCGGAAAGTGCGCCGAGGTCTTCACTCAGGTCCACACTTCGCTTCAGATATGGTATCGCCACATTGGACTGGTTTTTATCGAGATAGATTTTGCCAATCTTCAGGTTTGACTCGTTTAACCCCTCAATATCTTTGGCTTCCTCCCGGGTTGCCAGGGCTTTCTGCTGCACCTGCAACTCCTGTTCGGGCTGGTTGCGGTTGCGGTAAAAATCGCTGATATTGTCCAGGGACTGTGATAAGGATTTTTTATCGCCGGTAGAAGTAGCCAGCGTTTCTGCTTTTCGGTAGTAAAACAGGGCACTGTCCCCGTATCCTTTCTGGTCGTAGGTCTGACCGATATTATTCCACGTTTCGGTAATTCCCTGCTGATTTTTTCGCTGTTCTTCGAGCCGCAACACAATCAGATAGCGGTTTTTGGCGGTTTCGTACCTGCCCGTATTGTAGTAAATCCGGGCGATATTGTTCTGGGTCGCAATCATGTCTTCCAGATTTCCCGCCTGCTCTGCTTTGCTCAGAAATACAGAATAATACTCCAGCGCCTTTTCATTGTTTCCTTTTGCATCGTAAGCTGAACTGAGAAATTTGTACGAGTTGTAAAGCCCGGAGGCATCGCCCAGCTTCTGGAAAATATCGACAGCTTTCAGATAGTTTTCAATCGAGAGGTCGTACCGGTTGAGTTGGTAATTGATGGCGCCAAGTGTGTTGTAGCTATAAGCTTCACTTCGTCTGTTATCAGTAGAATAGCTGTAAGCCAGCGCCTGCTCAATCAGATCCAAGGACTTTCCGGGCGAATCGGGCAATACTTTGTTGGCAGCATTGATAAGGTCAAATATTTCGTCTGAAGTTACTGCAACGGTCTTACTCCTTTTGACATAAGGGATAGTGGAATTTTGTATTAATGCATCATCCGCTACGGATTCGGCCTTTTTTGTTTTGGAGGGAATTTTTTTATCGTCCTGCCCCAAAGCATATTGCCACCCTCCGGAGAGGATAAAAACCAGGATCAGTATGTGGATGCTTTTCATTATAAGGGTGAATACGCAGCGAACATAAAAAGGATTAGGGAGAAAAAGAAATCACATTTTGCGAATTACACACTGAAAACCAGCAATTTAGCTTTCCCACAACCCGGTTCTCACATCCCCCCGGCATTTTCACACAGTCAACCGGTTGTTTCACGTATTGCTGGTTTTTTCCACATTTTTTTCATCATAGTTTTGGTCAAATCCTTTTACAGCCAACAATTATCTGTTATGAAAAAGATCATTCTCCCACTATCCTTCCTGCCTTTTATCCTGGCCATTGCTTTTGCTGTCAAAACCTACGGCGCCAAACTTTTATCTATTACTCCATACCAAAATGAAACGCCTGCCATCAACCCCGAAAGGCCGCTTCTTCTCAAAGAAACAGCCCTTAGTGACAAGAAAATCCAGGTTGCCCTTCTGCTTGATATCAGCGGGAGTATGGATGGATTGATCGAACAGGCCAAAGCCAAATTATGGCGAATAGTAAACGAACTCGGTGACGCACGCATTGGCGGCGAAACGCCCGGCCTGCAAATTGCCTTGTATATCTATGGCGGCGACCACCTGAATGCTGAAAACGGATACGTAAAACAAGTAACACCCCTTACCAGCGATTTGGACCTGATTTCGGAAAAATTATTTGAACTGACCACCAATGGCGGAGAAGAATATTGCGGCAAGGTCATAGCGACTTCTCTCGACCAGCTTTTGTGGAGCAATTCTTCCGAGGACCTGAAAATGATTTTTATCGCCGGGAATGAGCCTTTTACACAGGGGCCCGTCAACTTCCGTGAATCCTGCCGTAAAGCTGTGGCAAAAGATATTTATGTAAACACCATCTTCTGCGGCAACTATGCTGAAGGGGTCAATACACAATGGAAAGAAGGGGCAGAAATTGGTCTCGGCCAGTATATGTACATCGACCACAACCAGACGGTAACCTATATCGCCACGCCCTATGACGACGAGATTTCCCATCTCAATGACCAACTCAACCAAACTTACATATATTACGGTGCACAGGGCCAGCAGATGTCTGTCAGGCAGCAGGCAGAAGACGAAAAAGCCAATTCCTACAGCCAGTCCAATAAGGTAACCCGCGCCATTTCCAAAAGCAAGAAAGTCTATTCCAATGAAAGCTGGGACCTCGTCGATGCTTCCAAAGATGACGAATTCAGCGTCGAAAAAATAGAAAAAAGCACATTGCCGGAAGAATATAAAAATCTCTCCAACGAAGATATTCTCGCCAAAGTGGAGGAAAAAAACAAGGAGCGGTCAGCCATTCAGGAAAAAATCCTCAGCCTTGAAAAAGAGCGCAAAACCTTTATCGCAGAAAAACAAAAAGAGGGCGCTGAAGAAAAAACACTCGACGCAGTACTAGTCAAAACCGTCCGCGAGCAGGCCAGCAAAAAGAATTATAAGTTTGAATAGCCCATCCGCAGATTGAAAGATATTACGTGTAAACTTAACTGGCCCCCTCTTCAGTTTATGACAACTGTTCAGGGGGTTTTTCTTGTAAATTTTAGTAACTTGATCACCACGTCCAATCATTGAGTATGAAAAAAATTGCAGCCATAGTCCCGATATGGATGGTTTGTTTTTTACTAACAACCCTCCACGCCCAACCCATCAAAACTCAGTCTGTTTCTGTATTTAAAAACGGAACAGCTTTTTTTGTAAAATCAGGCGAAGTAAAGCCCGTCAACCAGACCTGGATTATCGAGCAGGATCATATTCCTCAGGCTTTGTTTGGCACCTTATGGTTTCAGGGAGGAAATCTCACCTCCGTCACAGGAGCACAGGAGGAAGTAGAAACGAAACGCAAAACCGTCCATGTACATGAAGTAATGGAAGCCAATATCGGGAAGCAGGTGCGAATTACAACAAAAGATAATCTCAACTACGAAGGTAAAATCCTATCGGCCAACCTCACATTCGTTTCCCTTCAAACTACCAGCCGTTATGAAAATATACTGACATCACTGATTTCAGGGTTTTCCTTTGTCGAAGCCCCCGAAATGCAGACTGTGGAGAAAAAACAACAGCAGCGAATTCGAATCGGCTTTGGCAACACACAGCCCACACAAAACCTGCAAATGATGTATCTGGAAAAAGGCATCGGCTGGTTTCCCAATTACCTGATCGAACTCACCGGAGAAAAAACCGCCCGGCTCACCATGCGGGCAGAAATCATCAATGATGCAGAGGACATTACAAACGCGGAAGTCAATGTAGTAGTAGGGGTACCCAATTTTTCCATAAGCGCAGGTGTGAGCCCATTGGTAAGCAACCGGTCGCTGGAAGAGTTTATCAACAACCTGAATCAGAGGAATAATAACTGGCGGGCGATGCCCTATTCCAACGCTATGATGAATCAGTCGATCAGCTATTCGTTTGAGCAGCCTTCAGATATCGAAGAGACCACCCCCAACGTGGAAGGTTCGGAGCAGGAAGACCTATATTTTTACACACTGAAAGACGTAACACTCGCCAAAGGCGGCAGAGCTTTTTATCAGATTCAGCAGACAGATATTCCGGTAGAGCATATATATGAGGTAAATCTCCCCCCCAACGTGGAGCAAAGAAACTATTACGACCTACCCGTCGCTCAGGAAAAAAACGAAGTACTGCACCAGATTAAGATCACCAATCCGGGCAAACAACCTTTTACGACGGGTACTGCAATGGTCGTAAAGAAAACGGGCGAAACCATCAGCCCCATCAGCCAGGATCAGCTCAATTACACACCGGCAGGAGGATTTTCTATGGTAAAAATCACCACTGCACCAGATGTGAAAGTAGCCCATAAAGAAGAAGAAACCGGTCGGGAGGAAAACAAACTTCGAAAAAACAGGATCAACTATGATCTGATCACTGTTTCGGGGGAAATCACGATAAAAAACTACAAATCAAAACCTATTGCGATCAATATCCGGAGAGCGATTGCAGGAGAACTCAAAAATTCTAACTCAGACTGGTTGAAGGCCAAAAGAGTCAGCATGAATCAGCAGGTCAATGAAGTTACAGATGTCTGCTGGGAGCTTTCGCTAAAAGCCGGAGAAGAAAAAGTAGTGAAATACAGTTATCAGGTATATGTAACCAATTAATCATCGTCTATGGCACATATCACCGTTATTGGTGGCATTATCATGGATATCAAGGCGCACCCCAAAAGCCTTTTGCGCCTGTACAGCTCCAATCCGGCGAGAATGACTTATAGCCCTGGCGGAGTCGGGCGAAATATTGCAGAAAATCTATCAAGGCTAGGTGCTCCGGTAGTATTAATGGGCATGGTAGGAGATGACTCGATGGGTGAAAAGCTATTGACCGCAACCCAGGTAGCAGGCGTAAATACAGAATGGGTGCGTAAGGAGAAAAATGCCACCACCAGCGTGGATATCAATTTCATGGACAATGGCGGTGATTTATACCTGTCTTATACGGATATGGACATCGCATCAAAAATTGACATCAGATATCTTCAATCCTGTACAGCGGTCATGGCAGAAAGCACCTATCTGGTAGCAGATACAAATATCCCGATCGAATCGCTTCAATATCTGGTGAGTTTTTCCAAAAGCCACAATATCCCCCTGATTATCGACCCCGTCTCTTACGAGATGACCGAAAAAGTAGCGAGGCTTAGTGGCGATATTTTCCTGATCACGCCCAACCAGGCGGAATGGGAGATTTTCAGAGATCTCAACGGCACACCCCATATACAGGAAGTGGTGGTCACTGCCGGTGCAGATGGGGTCAGATGGTTTTCAGGTGATCTGGAAGCGGGGCAGTCTTACCCGGCATTTCCGGCGAGGGTAGAGGACGCATTGGGTGCCGGGGACGCATTGGTTTCAGGGTTGGTGTATGGGTTGTTTATGGGAAAAACCTTGTACGAGGCGATCCACTGGGGAATGGCGGCGGCCACCCTTACCCTTGAGACGACAGAAACGGTCAATAAAGAGATATCCAGCGAAGCCATTCAACAGGTTTTGCGTGAACGAGGCTGAATAAATTTTTCCATATGCCTGAAAATACGTTGATTTGCGGCATATGAAACAATCGGACATTCCATACCTGCCTTCTGAAGAAGTCGCCGATGCACTGGCAGAAAACCGCCCGGTAGTCGCGCTGGAATCCACGATTATTTCCCATGGTATGCCCTACCCGCAAAATCTCGAAACCGCAAACAAAGTGGAAACCATTGTGCGGGAATCGGGCGCTGTACCTGCTACGATTGCGCTGATCAAAGGAAAAATATGTGTGGGGTTACCGGAAAATGATCTGCATTTTCTGGCCGAATCCAAAGAAATGCATAAAGCAAGCCGGCGAGATATGGCTTACATTATAAGCCAGGGCAAAAGCGCTGCCACAACCGTAGCAGCGACCATGATCTGCGCCGATATTGCCGGTATCCGTATGTTTGCCACCGGCGGAATAGGCGGTGTGCACAGAGGCGCTCAACAAAGTTTTGACATTTCCGCAGACCTGCAGGAACTTGCCCGTACGCGCGTAGCCGTTGTTTCTGCCGGTGTCAAATCCATTCTCGATATACCGCTCACCCTGGAATACCTTGAGACAATGGGAGTCCCTGTCGTAGGTCTGGGCACGAATGATTTTCCGGCATTTTATACCCGGTCGAGTGGCAGTCAGGCGCCCTTCCGGCTGGATACTGCGGAGGAAATTGCGAAGATGATTTTTGCCCAACAACAGCTGGGGCTGGGCGGAGGTTTTCTGATTGCCAACCCGGTTCCGGAAGCTTATTCGATGGATAAAAAAACCATTGACCAGGCAATCGAAACGGCACTGGCAGCGGCAGATCGCGAAGGGATAAGTGGCAAGGCCGTTACGCCTTACCTATTGGCAAAAATTAAAGAAATTACACAAGGAAAAAGCCTTTTCTCCAATATACAGCTTGTGTATAATAATGCCCGGGTAGCATCGGAAATCGCCTGCTGCCTTGCGGCAATGAATCTCAAAAATTGAACACTAAAATACCGACTATGTTTATCCACCACGTTTTTTTCTGGCTCGAAGAAGGTGCTGACAAAGAAGCCCTCCGCGAAGGACTTGAAAGCCTCGAAGAAGTTGATGAAATCTACTCCATCCATATAGGAGATGCCGTACCTTCTCCCAGAGAGGTTGTGGATGATTCATTCGACCTTTCTCTCATGATCATGTTTGAAACGAAAGAAGATCATGATATTTACCAGGATCACCCGGTTCACCTTCAGTTTGTGGAAGAATGTTCACAACTCTGGAAGCGGGTGGTTGTATACGATGCAGAAGACTGACCAGGTAAATAAAATTTCAGGAAAATGGATTCACCTGAAATTCTGTTAAAAGACGGACATCTCTGGTATGATCCTCACTTTTTCCCCACAGGAGAAAGCGATACCTTATTGGCAGAATTACAGGAAGACATTGCCTGGAGGCAGGAATCTGTTACGATATTCGGACGAAAAATTCCTCAGCCGAGGCTGACGGCCTGGTACGGAGATCCGGGGAAGGTGTACTCCTACTCCGGACTTACCTGGAATCCTCTGCCGTGGACACCGGCTCTGCTGAAAATCAAAACAAAGATTGAATCCGTTTCCCGGGGAGCTTCTTTCAACAGCGTATTACTCAACCTCTACCGCAACGGGCAGGACAGTATGGGCTGGCATAGCGATGACGAGCCTGAACTGGGAAAAAATCCGGTCATCGCCTCTGTTAGTTTTGGCGAGTCGAGAAACTTCCAACTCAGGCACCGGCTTCATAAAAAAGAAGAACGACATTCGATTGTGTTGGCCCATGGAAGCCTGTTGATTATGTTGGGAGAAACACAACATTTCTGGCAACATCAGGTTCCCAAAACGGCAAAAACCATTAATCCAAGGGTAAACCTCACTTTTCGCTGGATTTTATAACAGGTATTTATAACTTGTAACAGGGTATTTTACCGTACTATGAGTAACCATTACAAAAATATTGACAGGCACCTCGTCGCAGTCGATAATATCATATTCGGTTTTGATGGCTCAGGGCTTATGCTGCTTGTTGTCAAACGACTAATCGAACCCTGCAAAGGAGAGTGGTCACTCATGGGAGGGTTTGTAAGGGCAAACGAAAGCCTCGACGAAGCGGCAGCCCGTGTCGTCAGGTACACTACCGGACTGGCAGATGTCTTCATGGAGCAATTTTATACTTATGGAGAGGTCGCCAGAGACACAGAAGCCCGAACAATTTCTACCGCTTATTATACCCTGATTCGTGTCGAACAGTATGACGAAGCATTGGGGCAAAGCCACGGTGCAAAGTGGTTTCCCATTGACAAATTTCCGTCGCTGATTTTTGACCACAACCGCATGGTGGAGGATGCTTTACAGGTTCTGGCAGAAAAAACCCGCAATCAACCCGTTGGATTTGAATTATTACCCGAAAAATTTACCATTCCTCAGTTAAGAGCGCTATACGAAGCGATCAATGGAAAATATTTGGACCCGGGCAATTTCAGCAAGAAGCTTCACAGTATGAAACTACTCACCCGGTTGGACGAAAAAGACAAGTCCCAATCCAAAAAAGGAGCCTATTATTATCGGTTTGATAAGGTTCGATATGAAGAACTTCAAAAAGAAGGGCTATTATTTGAACTGAAGTAGAAAAAATTCTGGGCAGAATGTTTGTATATAATAATTGTAGTCAATACATTTATCTAACTGACTACAACTCGCCTCATGGAAAATGCCTTACTGATTGGAATCGACTTTGGTACAGACTCTGCTCGGGCAGCAATCATTCATGCAGCCGACGGCAAAGAGGTTGCCAGCGCAGTACATACATATCCCCGTTGGAAAACCGGGAAATATTGCCATCCTGCAACCAACCAGTTTCGCCAGCATCCGCTTGATTATATAGAGGCCCTTCAGGCTTGCGTCACGGAGGCGCTGGCGAAGTCCCCCACGGGCTCGGCCTCGCGGGTAAAAGCGATTGCGGTAGATACCACCGGCTCGACCCCTGTCGCGGTTAACGCCGCCGGTGTACCACTCGCACTTACTGCCCCCTTCGAAGAAGACCCTCATGCGATGTTTATCCTTTGGAAAGACCATACTGCTATCCGGGAAGCCGCAGAGATCAATGAACTATGTGCCCGCTGGGAGACTGATTATGCCCAATATGCTGGCGGTATTTATTCTTCCGAATGGTTTTGGGCCAAAATCCTCCATACGCTGAGAGTTTCTCCCCAGATACGCAATGCAGCCTACTCTTGGGTTGAACACTGCGACTGGATTCCCTTTCTGCTTTGTGGAGGCACAAATATCCACGATATGAAGCGAAGCCGCTGTGCGGCAGGACATAAAGCGCTATGGCATGAAGATTTTGGCGGACTTCCGCCCAATGACTTTTTTGTGGCACTGGATCCGCTCCTCGACGGGCTTACCGACCGGTTATTCTCCCAAACTTATACCTCTGATATTCCCGCGGGTACACTTTCTGCGGAATGGGCGGCCAGGCTCGGCCTTTCCAGCGACGTGATCGTCAGTACAGGCGCATTTGATGCACATATGGGCGCTGTCGGTGGCACGCTCGAGCCCTACTTTCTGAGCAAAGTCATGGGAACCTCCACCTGCGACATTCTCGTTGCACCTATGGACGAAGTAGGCCAGACACTTGTGAAGGGCATTTGCGGGCAGGTTGATGGTTCTGTGATTCCGGGTATGCTGGGTCTTGAGGCCGGACAATCTGCTTTCGGTGATGTATATGCCTGGTTTAAACATATCCTGGGTTGGACCGTGGAGTCGGTTATTGGCAAAAGTGCTCTGCTCAGCGAAGAGCTCAAAGCAAAATTGATTGAAGAATCTCTCGACCGTATCATTCCCGAACTTACGAAGGCAGCCGAAGCCACAGATCCCGAAGTTTCCGGAATTATTGCGCTCGACTGGATGAATGGCAGACGCACCCCTGATGCCAATCAGGCTTTGACAGGGGCTATTTTGGGGTTAAACCTGGGCAGTGACGCACCGGCGATATTTCGCGCGCTGGTAGAAGCGACCTGCTTTGGCGCAAGGAAAATCGTAGAACGATTTATCGCCGAAGGGATTCCGATAAAAGGTGTCATTGGGCTGGGAGGCGTAGCGAAAAAATCGCCCTTTGTGATGCAGGTAATGGCCGATGTACTCAATCGCCCGATAAAAATTGCCGCATCAGAACAAACCTGCGCACTGGGAGCGGCGATGTTTGCCGCCACGGCAGCAGGAATCTACCCCAATGTCCCCGCGGCTATGAAAGCCATGAGTGCAGGCTTTGACGCTGAATATTTGCCCAACCCCCTCATGGTTGAAAAATACAATCAGCTCTACCAACGATACGATGAAGCGGGAGCAATGATAGAAAAAATGACACTTAAGCCATGAGTTATCAGGACATAAAAGAAGCCGCTTACGAGGGCAACATGTCTCTGCCCAAACTGGGCCTGGTAATGTTTACCTTCGGCAATGTAAGTGCCGTGGACAGAGATAAAGGTGTTTTTGCCATCAAACCCAGCGGTGTGCCTTACGAAGAGCTCTCGCCAGCGGATATGGTTGTGGTAGATTTTGAGTCGAAGATTGTCGATGGGAAAAAACGTCCTTCTTCCGATACCAAAACACATGCAGTACTGTATCAACATTGGCCGGAAATCGGTAGTATTGTACATACCCACTCCACCTATGCCACAGCCTGGGCGCAGACTCAGACCGATATTCCAATATTTGGGACTACTCATGCAGACCATCTGGCTTGTGACGTCCCCTGCGCACCGGTGATGAACGATGCCCAGATAGAAGGAGATTATGAATATATGACGGGCTTCCAGATTCTGGATATTTTCAAGGAAAAACAGCTCTCCTGTGAAGAAGTGGAAATGGTACTGGTAGCCTGTCACGCCCCCTTTACATGGGGAAAAACTGTCAGTAAAGCTGTATATAACAGCGCGGTGCTTGAAGAAATCGCGCGCATGGCCTGGCTTACCCGGCAGATTCGCCCGGATTCACCCCGGTTAAAAAATTCATTGATCAAAAAACACTACGATCGCAAACACGGGAAAAATGCTTATTATGGGCAATAAAATCAACTATCTACTACTATTATTATGAATCAACTTGACCTGTTAGACTGGAGTGTACTGGTAGGATATTTTCTCGTACTCTTCGGCATCGCACTTTGGGTAATCCGACAAAAACAAAACAGTACGGAAGACTATTTTCTCGCAGGCAGAAATATTGGATGGTTTGTGGTAGGTGCATCTATCTTCGCATCCAATATCGGTTCGGAGCATGTCGTCGGCCTTGCTGGTACGGGTGCCTCTGACAAAATGCCTCTGCTTATTTATGAATTGCATGCCTGGGTAGTGATTATGCTCGGATGGGTATTTCTGCCTTTTTATGCACGGGCGGGGGTATTTACCATGCCAGAGTTTCTGGAAAGAAGGTTTGATTCGAATGCCCGGTGGTTTTTGTCAATTTTTTCGCTGATTGCTTACGTCCTCACCAAAGTTTCGGTGACTGTTTATGCAGGCGGTATTGTAATTTCCACTTTGCTGGGAATAGATTTCTGGCTGGGAGCACTGGCTACGGTTATACTTACAGGTTTGTACACTGTTTTGGGTGGAATGCGGGCTGTAGTCTATACAGAAGCGGTGCAGGCGGTTGTTTTGGTGATCGGGGCTGGTTTGCTGACAATCATCGGTATGCAAGCCGTAGGCGGCTGGGCAGAGCTGAAATCTACTGTCGGCCCATCCTATTTCAACATGTGGCGCCCGGCAACAGATCCCGATTTTCCATGGCCAAGCCTGGTGATTACCAGCACCATCGTGGGGATATGGTACTGGTGTACAGACCAATACATTGTACAGCGCACCCTTACCGCTAAAAATATAACAGAAGGTCGCAGAGGAACGATATTTGGCGGGTTTATGAAACTTTTGCCTGTATTTATTTTCCTGATCCCCGGTGTGATTGCACTTGCGCTCAAACAAAAAGGCGAACTTCAGTGGGACACCCCGGATCAGGCATTTCCCACATTGATGATGACGGTACTTCCTTCCGGATTGCGAGGGCTGGTAGCTGCCGGTTTGCTGGCTGCACTGATGAGTTCTCTCGCCTCGGTATTTAATTCCTGTTCTACCTTATTTACAGTTGATATTTATCAAAAGCTCAGACCCGGGACAGATGACAAAAAGTTGGTGAGAGTCGGGCAAATAGCGACGGTCATCGTGGTGATTGCCGGCATAGCCTGGATACCCGTAATGCAAAATATCTCTGGTGTATTATACGAATACCTGCAATCGGTTCAATCATACATTGCTCCTCCTATCACAGCGGTATTTTTGCTGGGTATTTTCTTTAAACGAATCAATTCCCGCGGTGCAATGGCTACGCTTGTTTCCGGTCTGGTAATCGGCGTGATTCGGATCTCACTGGAGCTGGGCAAAGCCCACTTTGCCGAAGGTAGTTTTCTTCATACACTTGGAGCCATGAACTTCCTGACTTTTGCGGCATGGTTTTTCCTGGCATCAGTACTGATCGCAGTAGTG
Proteins encoded in this region:
- a CDS encoding tetratricopeptide repeat protein → MKSIHILILVFILSGGWQYALGQDDKKIPSKTKKAESVADDALIQNSTIPYVKRSKTVAVTSDEIFDLINAANKVLPDSPGKSLDLIEQALAYSYSTDNRRSEAYSYNTLGAINYQLNRYDLSIENYLKAVDIFQKLGDASGLYNSYKFLSSAYDAKGNNEKALEYYSVFLSKAEQAGNLEDMIATQNNIARIYYNTGRYETAKNRYLIVLRLEEQRKNQQGITETWNNIGQTYDQKGYGDSALFYYRKAETLATSTGDKKSLSQSLDNISDFYRNRNQPEQELQVQQKALATREEAKDIEGLNESNLKIGKIYLDKNQSNVAIPYLKRSVDLSEDLGALSDQGEAYEALSLAYEKIGDYENALTNLKASRAITDSVQQEKMAFLQNTLAVSEELNRRDTRIATLVKDQELIEEKLRVLEKEREAREANLHRQQIISYSLVAGLLLVLISGFFVMRSYNARRKANLLLTLKSLRAQMNPHFIFNSLNSVNSFIAKNDDRSANKYLADFSRLMRSVMENSQQDFVPLSAEIQILELYLTLEHFRFKDKFDYTFTVDPAIGRDSIDIPPMLIQPYIENAIWHGLRYKDEKGFLRVELKQVENYLVAEVEDDGIGRKKSQELKTKNQKTHQSTGLKNTAERLKIINTLYRKEITVKIEDVIKDGECKGTFVEIKIPVNNV
- a CDS encoding VWA domain-containing protein, whose amino-acid sequence is MKKIILPLSFLPFILAIAFAVKTYGAKLLSITPYQNETPAINPERPLLLKETALSDKKIQVALLLDISGSMDGLIEQAKAKLWRIVNELGDARIGGETPGLQIALYIYGGDHLNAENGYVKQVTPLTSDLDLISEKLFELTTNGGEEYCGKVIATSLDQLLWSNSSEDLKMIFIAGNEPFTQGPVNFRESCRKAVAKDIYVNTIFCGNYAEGVNTQWKEGAEIGLGQYMYIDHNQTVTYIATPYDDEISHLNDQLNQTYIYYGAQGQQMSVRQQAEDEKANSYSQSNKVTRAISKSKKVYSNESWDLVDASKDDEFSVEKIEKSTLPEEYKNLSNEDILAKVEEKNKERSAIQEKILSLEKERKTFIAEKQKEGAEEKTLDAVLVKTVREQASKKNYKFE
- a CDS encoding carbohydrate kinase family protein, with the protein product MAHITVIGGIIMDIKAHPKSLLRLYSSNPARMTYSPGGVGRNIAENLSRLGAPVVLMGMVGDDSMGEKLLTATQVAGVNTEWVRKEKNATTSVDINFMDNGGDLYLSYTDMDIASKIDIRYLQSCTAVMAESTYLVADTNIPIESLQYLVSFSKSHNIPLIIDPVSYEMTEKVARLSGDIFLITPNQAEWEIFRDLNGTPHIQEVVVTAGADGVRWFSGDLEAGQSYPAFPARVEDALGAGDALVSGLVYGLFMGKTLYEAIHWGMAAATLTLETTETVNKEISSEAIQQVLRERG
- a CDS encoding pseudouridine-5'-phosphate glycosidase, with protein sequence MKQSDIPYLPSEEVADALAENRPVVALESTIISHGMPYPQNLETANKVETIVRESGAVPATIALIKGKICVGLPENDLHFLAESKEMHKASRRDMAYIISQGKSAATTVAATMICADIAGIRMFATGGIGGVHRGAQQSFDISADLQELARTRVAVVSAGVKSILDIPLTLEYLETMGVPVVGLGTNDFPAFYTRSSGSQAPFRLDTAEEIAKMIFAQQQLGLGGGFLIANPVPEAYSMDKKTIDQAIETALAAADREGISGKAVTPYLLAKIKEITQGKSLFSNIQLVYNNARVASEIACCLAAMNLKN
- a CDS encoding Dabb family protein — translated: MFIHHVFFWLEEGADKEALREGLESLEEVDEIYSIHIGDAVPSPREVVDDSFDLSLMIMFETKEDHDIYQDHPVHLQFVEECSQLWKRVVVYDAED
- a CDS encoding alpha-ketoglutarate-dependent dioxygenase AlkB — protein: MDSPEILLKDGHLWYDPHFFPTGESDTLLAELQEDIAWRQESVTIFGRKIPQPRLTAWYGDPGKVYSYSGLTWNPLPWTPALLKIKTKIESVSRGASFNSVLLNLYRNGQDSMGWHSDDEPELGKNPVIASVSFGESRNFQLRHRLHKKEERHSIVLAHGSLLIMLGETQHFWQHQVPKTAKTINPRVNLTFRWIL
- a CDS encoding NUDIX domain-containing protein, producing MSNHYKNIDRHLVAVDNIIFGFDGSGLMLLVVKRLIEPCKGEWSLMGGFVRANESLDEAAARVVRYTTGLADVFMEQFYTYGEVARDTEARTISTAYYTLIRVEQYDEALGQSHGAKWFPIDKFPSLIFDHNRMVEDALQVLAEKTRNQPVGFELLPEKFTIPQLRALYEAINGKYLDPGNFSKKLHSMKLLTRLDEKDKSQSKKGAYYYRFDKVRYEELQKEGLLFELK
- a CDS encoding ribulokinase, whose product is MENALLIGIDFGTDSARAAIIHAADGKEVASAVHTYPRWKTGKYCHPATNQFRQHPLDYIEALQACVTEALAKSPTGSASRVKAIAVDTTGSTPVAVNAAGVPLALTAPFEEDPHAMFILWKDHTAIREAAEINELCARWETDYAQYAGGIYSSEWFWAKILHTLRVSPQIRNAAYSWVEHCDWIPFLLCGGTNIHDMKRSRCAAGHKALWHEDFGGLPPNDFFVALDPLLDGLTDRLFSQTYTSDIPAGTLSAEWAARLGLSSDVIVSTGAFDAHMGAVGGTLEPYFLSKVMGTSTCDILVAPMDEVGQTLVKGICGQVDGSVIPGMLGLEAGQSAFGDVYAWFKHILGWTVESVIGKSALLSEELKAKLIEESLDRIIPELTKAAEATDPEVSGIIALDWMNGRRTPDANQALTGAILGLNLGSDAPAIFRALVEATCFGARKIVERFIAEGIPIKGVIGLGGVAKKSPFVMQVMADVLNRPIKIAASEQTCALGAAMFAATAAGIYPNVPAAMKAMSAGFDAEYLPNPLMVEKYNQLYQRYDEAGAMIEKMTLKP